The window TGGAAATAATCTTCAGGCTCAACGGGATCGGGTTTGTGGAAGAAGGCGGGCTCTACCGGATAATTCCGTTGACCGAGGTATCGAGGGAGCTGATCTATTCCCAGATAGGCAAAGTTCCTGAAAAAGTCGCGATCGAGATGTTCACCTTCAAGAACCTCGACCTCAAGGAATCCATGCCTGATATCGAGAACGCACTGGGGTTGCACCTCAAAGGCGGAACTGTCAGGATCGTCCCTATTTACCGGCTGAATTCCCTAATTGTCGTTGCATCAGCCAAGGAGCATCTTGAATACATACGGAAGTGGGTCGAGGTATTCGACAGCATGTTTGCGGTGGCAAGGCCCAAGATATTCGTGTACCCCCTCCAGAACAGCAAGGCAACGCATATCGCCTCGCTCCTGCAATCTATTTTTACCGGCAGCGCGCCTGCGCAGACCTCAACGACATCATCAGCAAAGACAGAACAGCCAAAATCGCCTGGCCAGCCGGCAGCACCTGCCCCGGCGCCTGCAGCACCCAGAACCGGCGCTGCAGCCACTGTGACGGGAGGGGGGGCATTTGTCGGAGCAGAGACACGGGTTTTCGCCGATGAAATTACGAATTCGCTTATCATCCTTGCAACACCGGCTGATTATTCGTTCATAGAGGAGACAGTCAGGAAACTGGATATCCTGCCGAGGCAGGTCATGATCGAGGCGCTTGTGGCAGAGATCAAACTTACCGATGACATGAGTTTCGGGCTTGCATGGTCGCTGAAGACCGATGTCAACATCAGCGATCTGAAGCCTTTTAATAAAGATATCAACCTTAGCGGGCAAATGGGGCAGAGGCCGTCTGTACTGTCCGGTGACGGCGCTGCAACCCTGTCCGGCTCAGGCTTTACATTCCTTGCAACCGATCCGTCAGGCATTGTACGTGCGCGCCTCGAAGCCCTTGCAAATGACTCGAAGGCAAAGGTGCTGGCGTCACCGCATATCCTTGTGCTTGACAACCGCGAAGCACGTATTCAGATAGGCGACCAGGTCCCGATCGCAACGTCGGAGTATCAGGTTTCAGGCTCTGACACTTTTCAGAGGACGATCCAGTACAAGGACACCGGCGTGATTCTCAGGGTGAAACCGCAAATCAATGAGGGTGGCCTGGTAACGCTCGACATATCCCAGGAGGTGTCGAACTTTTCCCTGCAGACTATTCTGGGATCCGATCAGGTCGTGATCAGCAAACGTGAAGCTGACACAAACCTTATTGCCCAGGACGGCCAGACGATCGTGATCGGTGGGCTGATACAGGAAGACAGCTCAAAATCAAAAGAAGGCATTCCTTTCTTGAGCAAGATCCCGATTCTCGGCTATCTTTTCGGGAATACCACGGACAAATATACCCGGAGAGAACTCGTCATCCTTCTTACCCCGCATGTCATCAGGAATCAGAAAGAGGCGCATGAAATCACCAAGGGGTATGTCAAGCGGCTCAAGGGGGCTTCCGGGGAAATTCAGAAAGAGGACCTGATTAAGGAGCAGCTTACCAGAGACGGATTGCTCCTCGAAAGAGGAAAGAAAGAACAGGGCGCCAATTAACACGCGCAGGTATCCTTTCAGCGTTGTCTCTTCGTATCGGATGATTATCCTGTCCTGAACATGCTGCTTGAGCAAGACCTTATTCCTTATGATGTAGCTGCACCACCCGGACAGCGGTCGATTGTCCTCGCGCCGCATCCTGACGATGAATCTATCGGCTGCGGGGGCACTATCAGGCTTCTCGTGAATGCGAAAAAATCCGTCAAAGTAGTGTTCCTTACGAGCGGAGACAAGGCAGACCCGTCACACAAGCTGTCACGCATTGTCCACCACGGGATGCCAGGTGCAAGGAACACCGGAGGGCTGACGGAAAGTGATCACCTCCCGCGGTCGCCCTTTCACGGAGAAGGGACGGAAGGGTCTGCGCCGATATCGCATCTGACCGGGTATGCCCTGCTGAGAGAACAGGAAGCAGAAAAGGCGCTGCACGTCCTCGGCGTGTCTGATTATGAATTCCTGCGATTCCCCGACCGCGAACTTCACCGGCATTATCATGATGCAGAAGACAGGCTGTCCCGGATTTCTGCGGAATACAGGCCGGATGCTGTGTACAGTCCCTCCGTGATCGAGCTGAACCCCGACCACCGGACAACCGCCTCGCTTGCGATTGCAATGCACGGCAGGATGGCATCGGAAAAAGTGCCCGCGCATTCCCTCCCGGTGAGACTTCTGTTCTATGAGGTGACATCTCCGCTCAGGCCGAACCTGCTGGTTGACATTTCATCCGCATACCGTGCGAAGAAAAAAGCGATCAGGAAATATGCATCGCAAATGAAACTCATGAATTATCTCGATTACATCACCGCACTGAACATGTTCAGGACCCTTACCGTTCAGGGAGTGCGGTATGCTGAGGCGTTCTGGGTCTCGGACCTGCCGCTGACCGGTGAAGCAATCGCCGGCTGGCTTACGTATCAGAAGAAGACAGAATACCGTGCTCCCTGACGGGACACGGGCATTTCATGCTCCACGCAGCGGGACATAGCCGAAGCAAACACGGAGCCAGATTCCTCACTTTGTTCGGAACAAGCTTCGCGCAATCTCGTCTTATCATCTGAGATTGCCACGCACCTTTCAGGTGCTCGCAATGACTTTGTTATCAACCGTTTGAGTTACTTATAGCTGGATCTGTGAGATGTGCGCATCTTCACCGCTTCAGGATGAGCGTGAAGAAATGTAGCAAAAAATCCACAACATGAGCCGCAAAAACTACAACACAGACGCCATGCACGCGGTAAGTTCACGGAAATCAAGCGATCTCTGTCTGGCGCATTTTTTGCTTATCATCTTTAATACATTTGTTTTTTCGAAAAAACTTGACAGTTCTCAAATGATGAGTTTATACTTCATAACTACAGTATGAGTAAGGAAAAGTTAATAAAAAAATGCTTGACAAAGGCAACTCCTTTATTTACAATTTACGCAAAAGAAAAAAGTTCTTTGAGCACAGGGAGTTAATTCATAGTTATTAGCTATCATTGATAGCACTTAAAATTGTCGAGATACTACGAAAGTGAAGGAGGTGATAGGTAACGGCAACATAGCAAAAGATTGTATGTTTTTCGTTTTGCTGGTCTTAGCCCTTGGCTAAAAAAAATTAATCGCGGTTATAAAAAGGAGGTTTAAAAGTGAGAAAACTGATTTTAGCATTAATGCTCAGTGTTCTGCTCTTAGGGTTCGGTTCAGCAATGGCTGCAACGTCATCCATTGACAATGTTCCCGGGGGCGGCGGATTCAACTACTTCCATGCATCAGCAGCAGGTGACACAACACTGTTCAACCTTCAGAACGTTGACACCACTGCAATTCGCGTACACCTCACCCTGTATGACACAAACAGCAACAAAATCATCGACTTCAGCATCCCGCTTTCAAACTGGGACAACTGGGGCTGCTCAATCACCGGTGACGGCACCAACATCACCATCACCCCGCAGACACCGTGCTATTATGTAGGCGCAAACAACGGCTGCTTCCCGCCGGTTACCGTTGCATTACCGGCAGGCGCTGACGGACTTCAGGCCGGTTACATGAGCTTCGTGGTTTCCGCTGGTGACTCAGCATTTTATGGTGGTAACCTGAACGGAGATCCGAGGGATGAGCTTATTCTCCCGTTTGCCGCAACAAGATTATATGATGTAATCGCAGGCAGGGTTGCACTTCTCAACCCGACCGCGGGCAGCGCAATCGCCATGAATTCAACAATGCTTCAGGGCTATGTGAACATCTTCAACGCTCCGGGTCTTGTTGAAGCAGCCGCGGGTGTCGCAGGCGGCTGGGATTCAATCGCTGATGTCGGCGTTCCGTTCTTCTGGAACTGCGATGCAGACATTGCAGACACATTCCCGTCTCATGACGATCCGCTGATCGGTGTCAACATCGATTCATGGGAAATCATGCTCACCAACTGGGCAACATGGTCACTTATCGCTGATGACACCAACGCAGGTGGCGTCGGTGACACACTCTATCAGGCAGTCGGTTCCCCGACCTGGTATGTCGGAAGGTACAATGAAACCCCGGGCACTTCCACAACCGTGCTCATCACCGTATTCCCTGCCAACAGCGGCGGATTACCGGTTGCGTTCAGCCCGGCATGCGGATTCAGCTCAAGGACCATTACCTCATTCTGCTATGATGACAACGAGCTTCCGCTTTCAGACGCAGTAACACCGCCTGAGGTGGGAAGAATCGCATTCGGCCCGGCAGTCAACGCGATCATCGTCCCCGGGACATCGGGTGAGTGCAGACTCCTCGTAGACGCTCCGCTTCTCGGTTTCACCTACACAGAGGCTGGAAACTATGCTGACCTGTATCCTCTCTACAAAGTGGATCAGCTGATCAACGCAGCAGACAGCTTCTTCCTCGTGACCGGTCATGCACTTGATCCAACGACCACAGAGGTTATCGAGATCGGCGTACAGGAAACCTACTAAACCGTAATCTCATACTGAATAAAAAGCCCCCGGCAACGGGGGCTTTTTTTATGGCCTGAACCGTGCTGAAAGAAAAAAAGAAATTTTCGTCACCGGGGCAAACTTCTTCTTTCAGCCATTTTCGGGGTACCGGTTGTTTCACCACAGACACGGATGCAGACTCGGTATCTCCTTGAAAACGCGCACTGCGTTCCTGATATAATAATTACAGCAGGATCCGTACCTGTGAATATTGTGTATGCCCCGGCCTGACGATGAGGCCGATACTGAAAAATTTTTCTGTCGCATTGCCGGAATACTTATACTGAAACGATGCGGAGTATCGTCAAGCAATATGAATCACGCAAAAGAGGAGGAAAAAGACTTGAGGAAAATACTATTGATGGTGGTGTCGGTTGTATTCCTTTTTTCATGTGCAACGACAGCAAAAAATCCGCAGGGTATCTCGAACCTCAGGGAAAGGGTTGAGGCATTCTACAAGGCAAGGGTGGCAGGTGATTTCAGGGAAGCATTCAGGTACGAGCATATGCATATCACGAACTTCCCGGAAAAAAACTATATCGCCAATGCTGCAAGATCTCCCATGGAATACCTCGAGGCAGAGATACTCTCGATCGATCTGAAGGAGAGCCAAGACGAGGCAATGGTGAAGATGAGAATAAAATTCAGGCTTATGCCGATGCAGGGCTTCGAGAAGTTCAACCAGATACAGGACCGCACGATAGAGGAGAAGTGGGTATTTAAAGAGGGAAACTGGTACCACGTGATAAAAGGTGTGGCGAAAGAGTGGTAAATGCCATCATGTATTGTATTGATACGTGAGATTGCATGCTGCGTGCGCGGGCGGAATATTCCATGCGCCTGAACGTGGAACACGACAAGACTGTTTCGGGTATCACCCCGCATTGACAGCAAAAAGAGAATGAACGGGAGGACCTGCTTCTTTACCGCATTCCTTGCCAAAAAAACGCCGGAGTCTTTTCATGAGCATATCTATTGTTTCGGCAATTATACATATGAAACTTCTTGAATGCGGTCATCCCCCGGCTTGACCGGACAATGACGACTTATTACGTATTTACTTGCCGGGCGAATTATGAATCGGCGAGAAAATTGTGAGGGATTCCTCATGTACGTTCGATATGATGATGGACGGGTGTTCCTCCGGCGAGAACCGGCAGGTGTCCAGATATATGCCCTGACCTTCTGACTGCAGGGTTTCCTTGAGGAAGAAACCCTCCCTGCTGTTCAACCATATCTGAATCATGCTTCTCTTCTCGACCGGAAGTTCTGCGGCAAACGCAACAACGATGTCCGGGAGGCCGTCTCCGTTTAAATCATCTGATACGATACGAACGGGGACTTTCCGCCGGGTTTCAAGGTGACCTTTCTGGATCAGCATTCCTTCCCTGTTCTCGAAGAGATAGATATTGCCGTCGCGCTCACTCGATACGGCGACATCAGGGAGCTTGCGGTCAGGATACCGTAATACCGCAATCGAAGAGAGTGCATAGCCGAGCTCATAGGGCAATTCCGGCTCAACCGGGACTGATACAAAATCAAATTCTCCCTTCCCGTTGTTTATGCCGAAGAAAATGGAATCGAAGACATATGAAGGTGAGAGGATGTCAGGGTGCCCATCTCCGTTCATATCCGTGATGACTGCGTCCTTGAATCCATTGTCGAGGGCCTTAATGCGTCTTGCATACCGCCATTTCTGTGAACCGGGAATATATTTCCCTGAACCAGGTGAAGTATCTTCCATCTGCTTCAGCTGATCAGGAGAAATCGTGGTAACTTCCTCTGTCGGAGGCGGAACGCTTCTGAGGTCTTCCCTGTTGGGCCTTGCAGGCTTCTCTGCGCCTGGCTTCTTGACCGCTTCTGCAGGGGATTTTTCTTTCTCGAGGACTTTCCTGTCTGTTGCGCCGACAGGCGGTGTAGTATCAGGTGATGCCGTGACGTCCAGTCTGTGGCGGGGATCTTCAATTCCGGGCATAAGATTGATGCGGTGGGCGGCAAATTGCAGATCCCCCCTGTTCATGACAATGCTGATGAACGGTTTCTGGAGAGAAGTGATTACGAGATCAGGAAGTGCATCGCCGTTGAGGTCCTGGCTTTCGATATGCCATGAATACAGCAGCGCCTGGATATCGAGGTCATGCCGCGAAAAAGTTCCCCTGCCGTCATTCAGAAATACCGGGCCAACCTTCAGCTCAGTCAGGGGGATAAGGTCAAGGTCACCATCTCCGTCAATATCGGCGGCAGTGAGAGAGGTATTATGCGGGAATGTGGCATAGGTTGCAGGGGCTGTAAACCCGCCGCTCCTGTTGTTCAGGAGCACTGCAAGCGCCTGCTTTTTGAGCGCCACCGCGATGTCATTGAACCCGTCGCTGTTCAGGTCGGCACAGACAGGATCAGTCGGCCTTGCTCCTATATGATAGTTTTTCATGGTATACTGCGAACCCGCTGCAGGCAAGGGTTGAGCACCGGGTGCAGGCTCAGGGGAAGTCCCTGTGGTGCGGAGTGCGCAGGATGCAGCAGGGAGCAGCATGAAGACAAGCAGCAACAGCAGCAGAATATTTTTCATGATTTTTTTCATAACGTTTTAGTATAATTTCAAAAGAGACATTTGTCAATTAACTTCTGCATAACGTCAACGCGCACGAATTGCCGTTTCCCGCGGGGGAAGACCCATGGAACCTCCGTAAAAAAACACTGTCACCCCGGGGTTGCCCCGGGTATTTTATTGTGAATGAAGGAGGACATTAATGTTCAGATTCAAGTTTTCGTTGTCTGCTGCATCTGTGCTGTCCGTTCTGCTGATGGTATGCTGTTTTTCGATTGCGGGTGCGGAAGAATCCCGCATTGCGGCAAAGGTGGGAGATGAAATAATCACAGAAGATCAGTTGAGGGAATATATGGCTGCTACGAATATGGGCAGCTCGAAACCGGCGACCGAAAAAGAAGCCCTTGAAGACCTGATCACCAGAAGCATCATGTATCAGGAAGCGAAGAAAAAGGGGATAGACAGGAAGAAGGACGTACAGGAACAGCTCGCGAAAGTCGGGAGGAATATTATTATCCAGGCACT is drawn from Nitrospirota bacterium and contains these coding sequences:
- the gspD gene encoding type II secretion system secretin GspD, encoding MRLRAYMVFLCICMVFAMGMVIPAFAQDVGQGAGEAISDEQRRIIQDKQRQIESTIQEKLKKRPLGKETRQGAPGSKPVTSIPTETEMQEVPVAEPQELEQQEEQPSPSVRVETNEEPAPPVKEQKQPGRPTVSFFFDDADVFEVAQTIFADVLRVNYLIDPQVKGRVNFRTVTPIPKEEVLPVMEIIFRLNGIGFVEEGGLYRIIPLTEVSRELIYSQIGKVPEKVAIEMFTFKNLDLKESMPDIENALGLHLKGGTVRIVPIYRLNSLIVVASAKEHLEYIRKWVEVFDSMFAVARPKIFVYPLQNSKATHIASLLQSIFTGSAPAQTSTTSSAKTEQPKSPGQPAAPAPAPAAPRTGAAATVTGGGAFVGAETRVFADEITNSLIILATPADYSFIEETVRKLDILPRQVMIEALVAEIKLTDDMSFGLAWSLKTDVNISDLKPFNKDINLSGQMGQRPSVLSGDGAATLSGSGFTFLATDPSGIVRARLEALANDSKAKVLASPHILVLDNREARIQIGDQVPIATSEYQVSGSDTFQRTIQYKDTGVILRVKPQINEGGLVTLDISQEVSNFSLQTILGSDQVVISKREADTNLIAQDGQTIVIGGLIQEDSSKSKEGIPFLSKIPILGYLFGNTTDKYTRRELVILLTPHVIRNQKEAHEITKGYVKRLKGASGEIQKEDLIKEQLTRDGLLLERGKKEQGAN
- a CDS encoding PIG-L deacetylase family protein; protein product: MLLEQDLIPYDVAAPPGQRSIVLAPHPDDESIGCGGTIRLLVNAKKSVKVVFLTSGDKADPSHKLSRIVHHGMPGARNTGGLTESDHLPRSPFHGEGTEGSAPISHLTGYALLREQEAEKALHVLGVSDYEFLRFPDRELHRHYHDAEDRLSRISAEYRPDAVYSPSVIELNPDHRTTASLAIAMHGRMASEKVPAHSLPVRLLFYEVTSPLRPNLLVDISSAYRAKKKAIRKYASQMKLMNYLDYITALNMFRTLTVQGVRYAEAFWVSDLPLTGEAIAGWLTYQKKTEYRAP
- a CDS encoding VCBS repeat-containing protein, translated to MKNILLLLLLVFMLLPAASCALRTTGTSPEPAPGAQPLPAAGSQYTMKNYHIGARPTDPVCADLNSDGFNDIAVALKKQALAVLLNNRSGGFTAPATYATFPHNTSLTAADIDGDGDLDLIPLTELKVGPVFLNDGRGTFSRHDLDIQALLYSWHIESQDLNGDALPDLVITSLQKPFISIVMNRGDLQFAAHRINLMPGIEDPRHRLDVTASPDTTPPVGATDRKVLEKEKSPAEAVKKPGAEKPARPNREDLRSVPPPTEEVTTISPDQLKQMEDTSPGSGKYIPGSQKWRYARRIKALDNGFKDAVITDMNGDGHPDILSPSYVFDSIFFGINNGKGEFDFVSVPVEPELPYELGYALSSIAVLRYPDRKLPDVAVSSERDGNIYLFENREGMLIQKGHLETRRKVPVRIVSDDLNGDGLPDIVVAFAAELPVEKRSMIQIWLNSREGFFLKETLQSEGQGIYLDTCRFSPEEHPSIIISNVHEESLTIFSPIHNSPGK